A section of the Humulus lupulus chromosome 2, drHumLupu1.1, whole genome shotgun sequence genome encodes:
- the LOC133816861 gene encoding uncharacterized protein LOC133816861, translated as MEPPNPISSSSSVRVLIRPPSSPTPTSSSSSTSQTAPLPSPIPTSLPPSSDGVVVVGFIGRRPDITTHLLNRIVDSNIFGSGSLDENLRIDKEELREWFKWRRISYYHERQRGVLFLHFSSNLCPAFDDGVLESGWGFDLVMEEHEFGDLQGMLFLFSVCHVIIYVQEGSRFDIQLLKKFRVLQAAKHALAPFVRSQATPGFSSRPPSSSFRPTTSAPASNNSSPGRSRSILNRNGSAVSLMSGLGSYTSLFPGQCTPVLLFVFIDDFYDLPNSSSNAEETTDGSSHNQSSSLSSLTRSNMPAKVSSPVVVLARPASKSEGGSRKKLQSSLEAQIRFLIKKCRTLSGTETSHSGSKSGGISSSVPLFSLDATRSVVLLDRTGNHKGESLEFATDLVEDVLNGKATPDSLLFESHGQNANKDDITSLKEFIYRQSDILRGKGALVTNSNSGSAAGVGMVAAAAAAAAASASAASGKTFTTPELPNIEVWLSSSQLILHGVLSAKGGCLEEIEISKRKSRVRNATPQSLEGIASKSIDPLDIAVSWLESGKGLNAKFSTLWCERSLPAAKEVYLKDLPACYPTSQHEAHLKKALQAFYSMVRGSATQHFAKKLGDECTSIWKSGRQLCDAVSLTGKPCKHQRHDLQTGELVSEAGLKLHCSGFVFLHACACGRSRRLRLDPFDFESANITSNCFPDCDKLLPALQLPKIFNEGPVHPSSWSLIRIGGARYYEPSKGLRQSGFSATQRFLLKWEIILESRKGQNGSTAAAVHQGSVTKSNIDPKFEPNVSTDINSAAGVRLYSGEVQSVVENQRKPSESTILDEKKISFGRGLPNFTMRKAFSEVVAGSAAGDSGFPPLEQRKQQSSRLDRTVKQSRTGDLSAEHIAVNQGPQMSEGPSSALDASNEINNNGSTMGDPYLRIGSYVVPVNRNSGERIKKNLSVKHVTAYVGFEHECPHGHRFLLNPEHLNDLGTLYQLEESQIPSVETSYQSPRNPSKLSNNGLRGKVHPASNRNNATSTRKGRNMDKSKEQATNGYPNLDKQAQLIVSEKEQKQNHMSFGVSTVHDFVKDVRGSLDSINIDEDGHAFSMLNRNLPIYMNCPHCRLSKNNEEQSKVKFAGRISQLQRIFVVTPSFPVALATCPLIQFEASSLPPSVSDREQKLQFSLGCEVLLPPESFLTLRLPFVYGVELEDGNSHSLKYFEHQPEATAWITKGTALQIVSKRNSIGHHGSHT; from the exons ATGGAGCCCCCGAACCCCATTTCAAGCTCTTCTTCAGTTCGCGTCCTAATACGGCCCCCATCTTCACCCACACCCACTTCCTCCTCGTCTTCAACCTCTCAAACCGCTCCTCTTCCCTCTCCCATTCCAACCTCACTCCCTCCGTCTTCTGATGGCGTCGTTGTCGTTGGCTTCATTGGCAGAAGACCTGACATCACGACCCACCTCCTCAACCGGATCGTCGACTCCAATATCTTCGGCTCTGGAAGCCTGGATGAGAATCTTCGCATTGATAAGGAAGAGCTCCGGGAGTGGTTTAAATGGAGGAGAATCAGTTACTACCATGAACGCCAAAGAGGGGTTTTGTTTTTGCACTTCTCTTCCAATCTCTGCCCTGCGTTTGATGATGGGGTTTTGGAGTCTGGCTGGGGTTTCGATTTGGTCATGGAAGAACACGAGTTTGGGGATCTTCAGGGGATGTTGTTCTTGTTTTCT GTTTGCCATGTAATCATATATGTTCAGGAGGGTTCACGATTTGACATTCAACTTCTGAAAAAGTTTCGAGTATTGCAAGCTGCCAAGCATGCTTTGGCACCATTTGTTAGATCACAAGCAACTCCGGGATTTTCATCTAGGCCACCCTCATCATCCTTCCGACCAACCACTTCTGCACCTGCCTCTAATAATTCTTCTCCTGGTAGAAGTCGTAGTATCTTGAATCGCAATGGTTCTGCTGTTTCACTGATGTCAGGTTTAGGTTCCTACACCTCTTTGTTTCCAGGACAGTGCACCCCTGTTTTGCTGTTTGTTTTCATCGATGATTTCTATGACTTGCCAAATTCTAGTTCCAATGCTGAAGAGACAACAGATGGGTCCTCACACAATCAATCTTCTAGTTTGAgtagtttaacaaggtcaaatATGCCTGCTAAGGTTTCTAGTCCAGTAGTTGTGCTTGCTCGCCCCGCGAGCAAATCTGAAGGTGGTTCCAGAAAGAAACTACAGTCGTCTCTTGAAGCACAGATTCGCTTTCTGATAAAGAAATGTAGAACTCTTTCCGGTACTGAAACCAGTCACTCTGGATCAAAGAGTGGAGGTATTTCTAGTTCTGTTCCTTTGTTCTCGCTTGATGCTACGAGGTCTGTTGTGTTGTTAGATAGGACAGGAAATCATAAAGGCGAATCTCTTGAGTTTGCAACTGATCTTGTGGAAGATGTTCTGAATGGGAAGGCAACCCCAGATTCTCTTTTGTTTGAAAGCCATGGTCAGAATGCTAATAAAGATGATATAACATCTCTTAAGGAGTTTATTTACAGGCAATCTGATATTCTGAGGGGAAAGGGAGCACTGGTCACTAATTCGAATAGTGGCTCAGCAGCTGGTGTTGGCATGGTTGCCGCTGCTGCCGCTGCCGCTGCTGCCTCGGCCTCTGCTGCATCTGGAAAAACATTTACTACACCTGAACTTCCAAATATTGAGGTTTGGTTATCTTCTAGTCAACTAATTCTTCATGGAGTTCTTTCAGCAAAAGGTGGGTGCTTAGAAGAAATTGAAATTAGCAAAAGAAAATCTCGAGTGAGGAATGCTACTCCACAATCACTTGAAGGAATTGCTTCAAAAAGCATTGATCCCCTAGATATAGCAGTTTCTTGGTTAGAAAGTGGTAAAGGATTGAATGCAAAATTTTCTACTTTGTGGTGTGAAAGGTCCCTACCAGCTGCAAAGGAGGTTTATCTGAAAGACTTGCCTGCTTGTTATCCAACTTCACAGCATGAAGCACATCTGAAGAAGGCATTGCAGGCTTTTTATTCAATGGTCAGAGGATCTGCAACACAACACTTTGCGAAGAAATTGGGGGATGAATGCACATCCATCTGGAAATCTGGCAGGCAGCTGTGTGATGCTGTTAGTTTGACTGGAAAACCATGTAAGCACCAAAGGCATGATCTCCAGACTGGTGAATTGGTTTCAGAAGCTGGATTGAAGCTGCATTGTAGTGGATTTGTTTTTCTTCATGCTTGTGCCTGTGGACGTTCAAGGAGACTACGACTTGATCCATTTGATTTTGAATCGGCAAACATTACGTCTAATTGCTTTCCTGACTGTGACAAACTTCTTCCTGCACTTCAATTACCAAAAATATTTAATGAAGGACCTGTTCATCCGTCTTCATGGAGTTTGATTCGTATTGGAGGTGCAAGGTACTATGAACCTTCAAAAGGCTTACGTCAGAGTGGGTTTTCTGCCACTCAGAGGTTCCTGTTGAAATGGGAAATAATTTTAGAGAGTAGAAAAGGTCAAAATGGCTCAACAGCTGCTGCTGTACACCAAGGTTCTGTAACAAAGTCAAATATAGACCCGAAGTTTGAACCTAATGTGAGTACAGATATAAACAGTGCTGCTGGTGTGCGACTGTACTCAGGGGAGGTACAGTCTGTAGTTGAAAATCAAAGAAAACCCTCAGAGAGTACAATACTTGATGAAAAGAAAATCAGTTTCGGTAGAGGTCTACCCAATTTTACAATGAGAAAAGCTTTTTCTGAAGTTGTTGCTGGATCAGCTGCAGGTGATTCTGGATTTCCTCCTCTTGAACAGAGAAAGCAACAATCTTCACGTTTAGATAGGACTGTCAAGCAGAGTAGGACTGGAGACTTGAGCGCCGAGCACATTGCTGTTAATCAAGGACCTCAAATGTCTGAAGGTCCTTCTTCTGCTCTGGATGCCTCAAATGAGATAAATAATAATGGTTCTACAATGGGAGATCCCTATTTACGCATAGGCAGTTATGTAGTCCCAGTTAACAGGAATTCTGGTGAAAGAATAAAAAAGAACCTTTCAGTTAAACATGTAACAGCATATGTGGGTTTTGAACATGAATGCCCTCATGGCCATCGTTTTCTACTGAATCCAGAGCATCTCAATGACCTTGGAACATTGTATCAACTGGAAGAATCTCAAATTCCTTCTGTTGAAACTTCATATCAGAGTCCCAGGAATCCTTCAAAACTGAGTAATAATGGTCTTCGTGGTAAAGTTCATCCTGCGTCAAATAGGAATAATGCTACTTCTacaagaaagggaagaaatatgGATAAATCAAAGGAGCAAGCAACTAATGGTTATCCAAATCTAGACAAACAAGCCCAGTTAATAGTGTCAGAAAAGGAGCAGAAACAGAATCATATGTCGTTCGGTGTATCAACTGTCCATGATTTTGTTAAAGACGTTCGAGGAAGCCTTGATTCTATCAATATTGATGAGGATGGCCATGCTTTCTCAATGTTGAATAGAAACTTACCAATCTACATGAACTGCCCACACTGCAGGCTTTCCAAAAATAATGAAGAACAATCAAAAGTTAAATTTGCCGGCAGAATATCACAGCTTCAAAGGATTTTTGTG GTCACACCTTCCTTTCCAGTTGCACTAGCAACTTGCCCACTAATTCAATTTGAG GCGTCTTCTCTACCTCCATCGGTATCAGATCGTGAGCAAAAACTACAATTCAGTCTTGGATGTGAAGTGCTTTTACCACCAGAGAGTTTCCTTACCCTAAGACTACCATTTGTTTATGGTGTGGAGTTGGAGGATGGAAATTCACATTCTCTCAAGTACTTTGAGCATCAACCAGAAGCAACTGCTTGGATTACTAAAGGGACTGCATTGCAAATTGTTTCCAAAAGAAACAGTATTGGTCATCATGGATCTCATACCTAA
- the LOC133816863 gene encoding CO(2)-response secreted protease-like — MTTIIVLLLLPFLSLQWLLISGSPTSTTHHEIPKHYVIYMGAPKPSPNNGNEAADAKVDEQLAHLQLLSSVIPSEEKERISLIHHYHHAIRGFSAMLTHSEASLLSGHSDVVSVFEEEILELQTTRSWDFIEAGMQSKWGLDKPITTNMIIGVIDSGIWPESVSFSGKGFGPIPSKWKGSCQTASDFNTSNCNRKLIGAKYYLPQSAKKEWTPRDLTGHGTHVASIAAGSVVPGTSFMGLGSGTARGGAPSARIASYKVCWSGGCSSADLLKAIDDALSDGVDIISISIGSKNGLSEEYLKDPTAIGAFHAEQKGVLVVLSAGNSGPTPYTLSNTSPWMFTVAASTIDRHFKSIVHLGNGKFLNAVGINLSNLSRSPTYPLIIGKDAAISSAVVSTAENCYKGSLDIKKVTGKLVVCVDGGDVERLDVIPLKQSKGLIMIMEDEKISPFPTNTFPWVQVGKVAESDILINYIRSTATPTATVLPTVDTPKLYKPAPVVASFSSRGPALLTENILKPDIMAPGEAILAADKNNTQFRFESGTSMACPHVSGAAVFIKSVKPAWTPSMIKSALMTTASAYDNTGKPLTNTSKEMANAHEAGAGELNHMKALDPGLVFETTTQDYFNFLCYYGYPETKITFIIKNTSFKCPKISNKELITDINYPSISIGKLPQSAPRVVKRTVTNVGPSSSTYTAQVDSPRGLVAKVNPDRIVFTNALKKAHFEVSFDGKGAARGYNFGHITWSDGVHSVRVVYAVKVV; from the exons ATGACTACTATTATCGTTCTTCTACTACTACCCTTTCTCTCATTGCAATGGCTTCTCATTTCTGGTTCCCCAACTAGTACTACTCATCATGAGATTCCCAAG cattatgtgatatatatgggaGCACCGAAACCATCACCAAATAATGGAAACGAAGCTGCAGATGCTAAAGTTGATGAGCAATTAGCTCATTTGCAGTTACTCTCCTCCGTCATTCCAag CGAAGAGAAGGAAAGAATATCTCTAATCCACCATTACCACCATGCTATTAGAGGATTTTCTGCCATGCTTACCCATAGTGAAGCTTCTCTTTTatctg GTCATAGTGACGTGGTATCGGTGTTTGAGGAGGAAATACTTGAACTACAAACAACACGTTCGTGGGATTTCATAGAAGCAGGAATGCAATCAAAGTGGGGTTTGGATAAACCTATCACCACTAACATGATTATTGGGGTAATCGACTCAG GGATATGGCCGGAATCTGTAAGTTTTAGTGGCAAAGGATTTGGACCGATTCCTTCAAAATGGAAGGGATCTTGTCAGACAGCATCAGACTTCAACACAAGCAATTGTAATAG GAAGTTGATAGGTGCAAAGTACTACCTCCCACAATCGGCGAAAAAGGAATGGACACCAAGGGACTTAACAGGGCACGGGACACATGTGGCCTCCATCGCAGCGGGCTCAGTAGTTCCCGGCACTTCCTTCATGGGTTTGGGCAGTGGAACAGCGAGAGGTGGCGCACCGTCGGCCAGAATTGCCAGTTATAAGGTGTGTTGGAGTGGTGGTTGTTCTTCAGCAGATTTGTTGAAGGCCATCGATGATGCACTCAGTGATGGAGTTGACATAATCTCTATCTCCATTGGCTCCAAAAATGGCTTATCCGAAGAATACTTGAAGGACCCAACAGCCATTGGTGCTTTTCATGCTGAGCAAAAGGGTGTCTTGGTGGTTCTCTCCGCCGGTAACAGTGGCCCTACTCCTTACACACTCAGCAACACTTCACCATGGATGTTTACTGTGGCAGCTTCTACTATTGATAGACATTTCAAGTCCATCGTTCATCTTGGAAATGGGAAATTTCTCAAT GCAGTTGGCATTAATCTTTCAAATCTTTCACGGTCACCTACATATCCACTTATAATTGGAAAGGACGCGGCTATTAGTTCTGCAGTTGTATCCACGGCAGA AAACTGCTACAAAGGATCTTTGGACATTAAGAAAGTAACAGGAAAACTTGTCGTTTGTGTTGATGGTGGGGACGTTGAACGTTTAGACGTTATACCTTTAAAGCAGAGCAAAGGATTAATTATGATTATGGAAGATGAAAAAATCTCACCCTTTCCTACGAACACTTTTCCATGGGTACAAGTTGGCAAGGTTGCAGAATCTGACATTCTTATAAACTACATCCGCTCTACTGC GACGCCAACAGCAACAGTTCTTCCAACTGTTGACACTCCAAAACTCTATAAACCTGCACCAGTGGTGGCCAGTTTTTCATCGAGAGGCCCTGCATTGCTCACAGAAAACATTCTAAAG ccGGACATAATGGCACCCGGAGAAGCGATTTTAGCTGCAGATAAGAACAACACGCAGTTTAGGTTTGAGTCTGGAACCTCTATGGCTTGTCCACATGTATCTGGCGCTGCTGTTTTCATCAAGTCAGTTAAACCTGCCTGGACTCCCTCTATGATCAAATCAGCACTTATGACCACAG CATCTGCATACGACAACACAGGGAAACCATTAACAAACACCTCAAAAGAAATGGCAAATGCACATGAGGCTGGAGCTGGAGAACTAAACCATATGAAAGCTCTAGACCCAGGGCTAGTCTTTGAAACAACCACACAAGACTATTTCAATTTCCTTTGTTACTACGGCTATCCAGAGACGAAGATAACATTCATAATCAAGAACACAAGTTTCAAGTGCCCCAAGATCTCAAACAAAGAACTCATCACAGACATTAATTACCCTTCCATCTCTATTGGCAAACTACCGCAATCAGCTCCCAGAGTCGTCAAAAGGACTGTGACCAATGTCGGACCCTCCAGCTCTACATACACTGCTCAAGTTGATTCCCCGAGAGGCTTAGTTGCGAAGGTTAATCCAGATAGGATTGTGTTCACCAACGCCTTGAAGAAGGCTCATTTCGAGGTGTCGTTTGATGGAAAGGGGGCTGCTAGAGGGTATAATTTTGGACATATTACTTGGTCTGACGGTGTTCACTCTGTTCGGGTTGTGTATGCTGTCAAAGTAGTATAA
- the LOC133816862 gene encoding superoxide dismutase [Cu-Zn], chloroplastic, with product MQAAALAAMAAHSVLLSASASPTLFAYLPNSHDPPLHSSFHGVSLKLDRPTHFRAFTLAATTAPKPLTVTAAAVATAKKAVAVLKGNSNVEGVVTLTQDGDGPTTVNVRITGLTPGPHGFHLHEFGDTTNGCISTGAHFNPNKLTHGAPEDEVRHAGDLGNIIANAEGVAEVTIVDSQIPLSGPNSVVGRALVVHELEDDLGKGGHELSLTTGNAGGRLACGVVGLTPL from the exons ATGCAAGCTGCAGCTTTGGCTGCCATGGCGGCCCACTCAGTCCTCCTATCAGCTTCGGCTTCTCCTACCCTCTTCGCCTATCTCCCAAACTCTCACGACCCACCTCTCCATTCCTCCTTCCATGGGGTCTCCCTCAAGCTCGATCGCCCAACCCATTTCCGCGCCTTCACTCTCGCTGCCACCACCGCTCCCAAGCCCCTCACTGTCACCGCTGCCGCCGTTGCCACCGCCAAGAAAGCCGTCGCTGTTCTTAAGGGCAATTCAAATGTCGAAGGCGTCGTCACCCTGACCCAAGACGGCGACG GTCCCACGACTGTAAATGTTCGTATTACTGGGCTTACACCAGGCCCTCATGGGTTCCACTTG CATGAATTTGGTGACACAACCAATGGCTGCATTTCCACAG GAGCACATTTCAATCCTAACAAACTGACACATGGTGCTCCGGAAGATGAAGTCCGTCACGCGGGCGACCTGGGAAACATAATTGCCAACGCtgaag GCGTGGCAGAAGTAACAATTGTGGATTCACAG ATTCCTCTGAGTGGTCCTAACTCTGTTGTTGGAAGAGCCTTGGTGGTTCATGAGCTTGAGGATGATCTTGGAAAAG GTGGGCATGAACTTAGTTTGACCACAGGCAATGCAGGTGGAAGATTGGCATGTG GTGTTGTTGGTTTGACTCCACTGTGA